A single Drosophila ananassae strain 14024-0371.13 chromosome 3L, ASM1763931v2, whole genome shotgun sequence DNA region contains:
- the LOC6495326 gene encoding uroporphyrinogen decarboxylase isoform X2 codes for MKDAKPFPVLKNDNLLRAARGEVVDRVPVWVMRQAGRYLPEFQELRKQHDFFTVCRTPELACEVTMQPLRRFDLDASIIFSDILVIPQALGLTVEMHAGVGPVLPQPIKVPDDLKRLTPDGALSRLSYVGDAITMMRHKLDGRVPLIGFSGAPWTLMGYMIEGGGSKTMSKTKAWLKDYPEDSKLFLNLLTDAIVDYLEMQVKAGAQMLQVFESSAEHLSKEDFLEWSVPYLRRIRDELVDRLNKKVIPVVPITLFAKGAGHSLKEQSELGYDVIGLDWTVDPIEARNLVGPNITLQGNLDPQDMYRNPDELRNLTTEMVHKFGKSRYIANLGHGITPQTPLASMEVLVEAVHKAL; via the exons ATGAAAGACGCCAAG CCCTTCCCCGTGCTCAAGAACGACAACCTGCTGCGTGCTGCACGCGGCGAGGTGGTCGACCGTGTTCCTGTGTGGGTGATGCGTCAGGCCGGGCGCTATCTGCCAGAGTTTCAAGAACTCCGTAAGCAGCACGACTTCTTCACAGTCTGCCGCACCCCGGAACTGGCGTGCGAGGTTACCATGCAGCCATTGCGCCGCTTCGATCTAGATGCCTCCATTATCTTCTCAGACATCCTGGTGATTCCACAGGCCCTTGGGCTCACTGTGGAGATGCATGCTGGCGTTGGCCCCGTTCTCCCCCAACCGATCAAAGTACCCGATGACCTAAAACGGCTGACTCCAGACGGGGCCCTGTCGCGGCTCAGTTATGTGGGTGATGCCATCACCATGATGCGGCACAAGCTGGATGGGCGTGTACCGCTCATTGGCTTCAGCGGTGCTCCCTGGACCCTCATGGGCTACATGATTGAAGGCGGTGGCAGCAAGACAATGTCCAAGACCAAAGCGTGGCTGAAGGACTATCCAGAAGACTCAAAGCTATTCCTCAACCTACTGACGGATGCTATTGTGGACTACTTGGAGATGCAGGTGAAGGCCGGCGCACAGATGTTGCAAGTTTTTGAGTCCTCTGCTGAGCACTTGAGCAAGGAGGACTTTCTGGAGTGGTCCGTACCCTACTTGCGTCGAATTCGGGATGAACTTGTTGACCGCCTGAACAAAAAAGTTATTCCTGTGGTACCCATT ACGTTGTTTGCAAAAGGTGCTGGGCACTCGTTAAAGGAACAGAGCGAACTCGGCTACGACGTGATTGGATTGGACTGGACTGTAGATCCCATCGAAGCACGTAACCTTGTGGGTCCCAACATCACGTTACAGGGAAATTTGGATCCCCAGGACATGTACCGCAATCCCGATGAGCTGCGCAACCTGACCACCGAGATGGTACACAAGTTCGGCAAATCGCGTTACATCGCCAATCTGGGTCATGGGATTACGCCGCAAACGCCACTTGCCAGTATGGAGGTACTGGTGGAGGCGGTCCATAAAGCCCTGTAG
- the LOC6495326 gene encoding uroporphyrinogen decarboxylase isoform X1, whose translation MKDAKLLGLRLVWLWWLLWPTNVCSDHFKTDSPLQPFPVLKNDNLLRAARGEVVDRVPVWVMRQAGRYLPEFQELRKQHDFFTVCRTPELACEVTMQPLRRFDLDASIIFSDILVIPQALGLTVEMHAGVGPVLPQPIKVPDDLKRLTPDGALSRLSYVGDAITMMRHKLDGRVPLIGFSGAPWTLMGYMIEGGGSKTMSKTKAWLKDYPEDSKLFLNLLTDAIVDYLEMQVKAGAQMLQVFESSAEHLSKEDFLEWSVPYLRRIRDELVDRLNKKVIPVVPITLFAKGAGHSLKEQSELGYDVIGLDWTVDPIEARNLVGPNITLQGNLDPQDMYRNPDELRNLTTEMVHKFGKSRYIANLGHGITPQTPLASMEVLVEAVHKAL comes from the exons ATGAAAGACGCCAAG TTGCTTGGACTTCGACTGGTGTGGTTGTGGTGGCTACTGTGGCCGACAAACGTGTGCAGCGATCACTTCAAGACCGATTCCCCCTTGCAGCCCTTCCCCGTGCTCAAGAACGACAACCTGCTGCGTGCTGCACGCGGCGAGGTGGTCGACCGTGTTCCTGTGTGGGTGATGCGTCAGGCCGGGCGCTATCTGCCAGAGTTTCAAGAACTCCGTAAGCAGCACGACTTCTTCACAGTCTGCCGCACCCCGGAACTGGCGTGCGAGGTTACCATGCAGCCATTGCGCCGCTTCGATCTAGATGCCTCCATTATCTTCTCAGACATCCTGGTGATTCCACAGGCCCTTGGGCTCACTGTGGAGATGCATGCTGGCGTTGGCCCCGTTCTCCCCCAACCGATCAAAGTACCCGATGACCTAAAACGGCTGACTCCAGACGGGGCCCTGTCGCGGCTCAGTTATGTGGGTGATGCCATCACCATGATGCGGCACAAGCTGGATGGGCGTGTACCGCTCATTGGCTTCAGCGGTGCTCCCTGGACCCTCATGGGCTACATGATTGAAGGCGGTGGCAGCAAGACAATGTCCAAGACCAAAGCGTGGCTGAAGGACTATCCAGAAGACTCAAAGCTATTCCTCAACCTACTGACGGATGCTATTGTGGACTACTTGGAGATGCAGGTGAAGGCCGGCGCACAGATGTTGCAAGTTTTTGAGTCCTCTGCTGAGCACTTGAGCAAGGAGGACTTTCTGGAGTGGTCCGTACCCTACTTGCGTCGAATTCGGGATGAACTTGTTGACCGCCTGAACAAAAAAGTTATTCCTGTGGTACCCATT ACGTTGTTTGCAAAAGGTGCTGGGCACTCGTTAAAGGAACAGAGCGAACTCGGCTACGACGTGATTGGATTGGACTGGACTGTAGATCCCATCGAAGCACGTAACCTTGTGGGTCCCAACATCACGTTACAGGGAAATTTGGATCCCCAGGACATGTACCGCAATCCCGATGAGCTGCGCAACCTGACCACCGAGATGGTACACAAGTTCGGCAAATCGCGTTACATCGCCAATCTGGGTCATGGGATTACGCCGCAAACGCCACTTGCCAGTATGGAGGTACTGGTGGAGGCGGTCCATAAAGCCCTGTAG